The Aquiluna sp. KACHI24 genome contains a region encoding:
- the secE gene encoding preprotein translocase subunit SecE, with amino-acid sequence MAEENEKASEDLVEIAKADAAKAKNPFQRASLFVRQVLQELSKVTKPTRKELINYTGVVLGFVAVVMVLISVLDWAFLNVVTFVFAE; translated from the coding sequence ATGGCAGAAGAGAACGAGAAGGCTTCGGAAGACCTAGTCGAAATCGCGAAAGCGGATGCGGCTAAGGCAAAGAACCCATTCCAGCGTGCCTCGCTATTTGTGCGCCAGGTGCTCCAGGAGCTATCCAAGGTCACCAAGCCAACCCGCAAGGAACTCATCAACTACACCGGTGTAGTGCTCGGCTTCGTAGCTGTTGTGATGGTGCTGATCTCAGTCTTGGACTGGGCCTTCCTAAACGTCGTAACTTTCGTGTTTGCAGAATAA
- the rplK gene encoding 50S ribosomal protein L11 produces the protein MAPKKKVTGLIKLQIQAGAANPAPPIGPALGQHGVNIMEFCTQYNNATADQRGNVVPVEITVYEDRSFTFVLKTPPAAELIKKAAGVPKGSATPHTVKVAKLSKDQLYKIAETKMSDLNANDVDAAAKIIAGTARSMGITVEQ, from the coding sequence ATGGCACCCAAGAAGAAAGTCACCGGACTGATCAAGCTTCAGATCCAGGCTGGCGCTGCTAACCCAGCACCTCCTATCGGTCCTGCTCTAGGTCAGCACGGTGTAAACATCATGGAGTTCTGCACCCAGTACAACAACGCCACCGCTGACCAGCGCGGCAACGTAGTACCGGTTGAGATCACCGTTTATGAAGACCGTTCATTCACCTTCGTCCTGAAGACCCCACCAGCTGCTGAGCTAATCAAGAAGGCTGCGGGAGTTCCAAAGGGCAGCGCGACCCCTCACACCGTGAAGGTTGCGAAGCTATCGAAGGACCAGCTTTACAAGATTGCTGAGACCAAGATGTCAGACCTAAACGCGAATGACGTCGACGCCGCAGCAAAGATCATTGCTGGAACCGCTCGCTCAATGGGCATCACCGTAGAGCAGTAA
- a CDS encoding TM0106 family RecB-like putative nuclease: MRKRGNTLSFDSRDLMRSQCEHCTRVATARELGVSGVRELVEQFYKAPDNLAIRYGMRFESQLEQELIFNLGDLVQAPNTNSLDATLDLAASGVPVIYQGTVFGGSGELPFSGRPDFLVRGDYELVFSDSGLSAVQIGPREDGYTAWDAKLSTTAKPEYQNQVALYADALRSLGLESSRPHGLILGSRELASFDPLSLIGQLIPAREKLFAQINALIDEDPQRLEDIGSLVCEASSYCELCEYPLLCDHIRRQTGHLQLIAGMTRPHLESLHRAGVKTVAQLAEFTGEADKLSKEQLEKLSLQARLQNHFYQSGEHAHEIISRDSLDQLPALNPGDIFFDLEGFSFFDQPGGLEYLFGFTSVESGEAFHYRWSDDRVEEKEAFEWFMRDALDRQRNYPGCKIYHYANYEQAALKRLAERFGVYQQEVNQLLADGVFIDLYKVVKSSLVISQESYSIKKLEAFYGFDRGSDVKEAMGSMEYYNQYLELLADDYPAAEKLKRQVIAYNQEDCASTLALYSWLKSL, encoded by the coding sequence ATGAGAAAACGGGGTAACACGCTCAGTTTCGATTCTCGAGACTTGATGCGTTCGCAGTGCGAACACTGCACCAGAGTTGCAACCGCACGCGAACTGGGGGTCTCAGGGGTTCGCGAGCTGGTAGAGCAGTTCTACAAGGCACCAGACAATCTGGCTATCCGATACGGCATGCGCTTTGAATCTCAGCTCGAACAGGAGCTGATTTTCAACCTTGGTGATCTGGTTCAAGCACCAAACACAAACTCACTCGATGCCACCTTAGATCTGGCTGCCAGTGGAGTCCCGGTGATCTATCAGGGCACTGTGTTTGGAGGTTCCGGTGAGCTTCCATTTTCAGGTCGACCAGACTTTTTGGTCCGCGGCGATTACGAATTGGTGTTTAGCGATTCTGGTCTATCCGCAGTACAAATCGGACCGAGAGAAGATGGCTACACCGCTTGGGACGCCAAGCTCTCCACAACCGCCAAGCCTGAATATCAAAATCAGGTTGCCCTGTATGCAGATGCGCTCAGAAGCCTCGGACTTGAATCTTCCAGGCCCCACGGTCTGATTCTTGGCTCTCGGGAGCTCGCAAGCTTTGACCCGCTGAGCCTGATTGGTCAGCTGATTCCTGCACGAGAGAAACTATTCGCCCAAATCAACGCCCTGATTGATGAGGATCCGCAGCGCCTTGAGGACATTGGATCGCTGGTTTGCGAGGCATCGAGCTACTGCGAACTTTGTGAGTACCCGCTACTTTGCGATCACATAAGGCGTCAGACCGGTCATCTGCAATTGATAGCCGGCATGACTCGGCCGCATCTCGAATCGCTGCATCGTGCAGGGGTGAAGACGGTTGCTCAACTCGCAGAATTCACCGGCGAAGCAGACAAGCTTTCCAAGGAGCAGCTTGAGAAGCTCTCGCTCCAGGCTCGACTGCAAAATCACTTCTACCAATCTGGGGAGCATGCTCACGAGATCATCTCTCGCGATAGCTTGGACCAACTTCCCGCGCTAAACCCTGGTGATATCTTCTTCGACCTAGAGGGATTCAGCTTCTTTGATCAGCCTGGAGGGCTCGAGTATCTATTTGGGTTCACCTCGGTCGAATCTGGTGAAGCGTTTCATTACCGATGGTCGGATGACCGAGTGGAAGAAAAGGAAGCCTTTGAGTGGTTCATGCGCGATGCCCTAGATCGGCAGCGCAACTACCCAGGTTGCAAGATATACCACTATGCAAATTACGAGCAGGCTGCACTCAAGCGACTGGCCGAGCGATTCGGTGTTTACCAGCAAGAGGTAAATCAACTCCTCGCCGATGGGGTCTTCATCGATCTGTACAAAGTCGTCAAGAGTTCACTGGTGATATCCCAAGAGAGTTACAGCATCAAAAAACTTGAGGCATTTTATGGATTCGACCGCGGCTCCGATGTCAAAGAGGCCATGGGATCGATGGAGTACTACAACCAATACCTCGAACTACTAGCCGATGACTACCCTGCCGCAGAAAAGCTAAAGCGCCAGGTGATCGCATACAACCAAGAAGATTGTGCGAGCACGCTGGCGCTCTACAGCTGGCTAAAAAGCCTTTAG
- a CDS encoding response regulator transcription factor: MITVVKADFKALRHVLVVENEPLMRDLLAKAVEGAGFVVTTAANAADAMRSVKVMDPDAMVIDIELGPGPNGFDLAEAVTVLSPEVGVVFLTNLPDPRFGGKDAATVKKNQAYLRKTAINTGAELVEAIEAVLRDRVTKQYRHDLASNRPFSALSQRQINTLQLVAEGKTNAQIAALRGTTVRAVEGMLTRIFEVLEIDPKGSNPRVEATARYHQLRSQVETVA; the protein is encoded by the coding sequence GTGATCACTGTGGTCAAGGCAGACTTTAAGGCTCTGAGGCATGTCCTCGTAGTCGAGAATGAACCACTCATGCGTGACCTGTTGGCCAAAGCAGTCGAGGGTGCCGGCTTTGTGGTCACCACTGCAGCTAATGCCGCTGACGCGATGCGATCAGTGAAAGTCATGGATCCAGACGCCATGGTGATCGACATTGAGTTGGGCCCAGGACCAAACGGGTTTGACCTGGCTGAGGCAGTTACAGTGTTGTCTCCCGAGGTGGGAGTGGTTTTTCTAACGAATCTCCCCGATCCAAGATTTGGTGGCAAAGACGCTGCCACGGTAAAGAAGAACCAGGCCTATCTTCGTAAGACTGCAATCAACACCGGTGCCGAGTTGGTTGAAGCGATTGAGGCAGTGCTTCGCGATCGAGTTACCAAGCAGTACCGACACGATCTTGCCTCGAATCGGCCATTCTCTGCGCTATCTCAGCGCCAGATCAACACCCTGCAGTTGGTTGCCGAGGGCAAAACCAACGCGCAGATTGCGGCCCTGCGCGGGACCACCGTTAGAGCGGTCGAGGGCATGCTGACCAGAATTTTCGAGGTCTTGGAGATCGACCCCAAGGGCTCGAACCCAAGAGTGGAAGCGACTGCTCGCTATCACCAACTCAGATCCCAGGTTGAGACGGTTGCCTAA
- the nusG gene encoding transcription termination/antitermination protein NusG: MSDLNFSDAGEPVELAEDSVNENVDLDELDLEAAAEEAVEELEGFQIEEAPAEVAPVVVEDSEDPYRKFRQELREQPGKWYVVHSYAGYERRVKQNIETRKTQLAGGDDVHQVEVPMEETIEIRNGSRKLVSKVRIPGYVLVRMEMNEDSWSLVRHTPAVTGFVGNSQHPTPLRPNEAFEMLKPLFTPEETEEVKSAKAQVSSGKAKGKSIPVKIDFQVGESILIKDGSFAGLPGTISEIKPESGKVTVLVSLFERETPVELSFDQVGPLN; this comes from the coding sequence GTGTCTGACCTAAATTTCAGTGATGCTGGTGAGCCAGTAGAGCTAGCCGAAGACTCGGTAAACGAGAACGTTGATCTAGATGAGCTTGACCTCGAAGCAGCTGCCGAAGAAGCAGTTGAGGAGCTAGAGGGCTTCCAGATCGAAGAGGCTCCCGCTGAGGTAGCCCCGGTCGTCGTTGAGGACTCCGAGGACCCATACCGCAAGTTCCGCCAGGAGCTGCGCGAGCAGCCAGGCAAGTGGTACGTGGTTCACTCTTACGCTGGATATGAGCGTCGCGTAAAGCAAAACATTGAGACTCGTAAGACCCAGCTTGCTGGTGGCGACGATGTTCACCAGGTTGAGGTTCCGATGGAAGAGACCATCGAGATCCGCAATGGTTCTCGCAAGCTAGTTTCCAAGGTTCGCATCCCTGGTTACGTACTAGTTCGCATGGAGATGAACGAGGACAGCTGGTCACTTGTTCGTCACACCCCAGCCGTCACTGGCTTCGTTGGCAACAGCCAGCACCCAACCCCGCTTCGTCCAAACGAGGCATTCGAGATGCTCAAGCCACTGTTTACCCCAGAGGAGACAGAGGAAGTCAAGAGCGCCAAGGCCCAGGTTTCCTCGGGCAAGGCCAAGGGCAAGAGCATCCCGGTAAAGATCGACTTCCAGGTCGGCGAATCCATCCTGATCAAGGATGGCTCCTTCGCCGGACTACCTGGAACCATTTCCGAGATCAAGCCAGAGTCTGGCAAGGTCACGGTTTTGGTATCGCTCTTCGAGCGCGAGACACCAGTAGAGCTGTCCTTTGACCAGGTCGGCCCACTGAACTAA
- a CDS encoding pyridoxal phosphate-dependent aminotransferase: MSKSRISARIQAIAESATLKVDAKAKALKAEGKDIISYAAGEPDFPTPAHIVEAAVAAVRDPKNHRYTPAAGLPELKDAIVEKTKRDSGTEVTAAQVTVTNGGKQAVYQAFAVVVDQGDEVLVPTPYWTTYPEAIKLAGGKQVDVFAGSDQDYKVTVDQLEAHYTDKTKALLMCSPSNPTGSVYSKEELQAIGEWVASKENLWVISDEIYQNLTYDGVYAHSITELVPELADRTIMVNGVAKTYAMTGWRLGWMVSPLDAAKAANNLQSHLTSNVSNISQRAALAALTGDQQPVRDMLAAFDRRRKVAVAELNKVPGFVTPTPKGAFYVYSDVSALIGKEFGGVKINSSLDLCDYALDAAGVAMVPGEAFGPSGYIRMSYALGDDQLLEGIQRLQKLFG; encoded by the coding sequence ATGTCGAAATCCCGCATCTCCGCCAGAATTCAAGCCATCGCCGAAAGTGCAACCCTGAAGGTTGACGCTAAGGCTAAAGCCCTCAAGGCTGAGGGCAAAGACATTATTTCCTACGCCGCTGGAGAGCCCGACTTTCCAACCCCAGCCCACATCGTTGAGGCTGCTGTTGCAGCGGTTAGAGATCCCAAAAATCACCGCTACACCCCGGCAGCTGGTTTGCCAGAGCTGAAGGATGCAATTGTTGAAAAGACCAAGCGCGACTCTGGTACCGAAGTAACTGCAGCTCAGGTAACTGTTACCAACGGGGGCAAGCAGGCGGTTTATCAGGCATTCGCCGTTGTGGTTGACCAAGGTGATGAGGTTCTGGTCCCGACTCCTTACTGGACCACCTACCCTGAGGCAATAAAGCTTGCCGGTGGCAAGCAGGTTGACGTATTCGCGGGCAGCGACCAGGACTACAAGGTCACCGTTGACCAGCTAGAAGCGCACTACACCGATAAGACCAAGGCCCTTCTAATGTGCTCACCCTCGAACCCAACCGGTTCGGTTTACTCAAAAGAAGAACTTCAGGCCATTGGTGAGTGGGTTGCTTCGAAGGAGAACCTGTGGGTTATCTCCGACGAGATCTATCAAAACCTCACCTATGACGGGGTTTATGCACACTCCATCACTGAGCTGGTTCCTGAACTTGCCGATCGCACCATCATGGTCAACGGAGTTGCAAAGACCTACGCCATGACCGGGTGGAGACTTGGCTGGATGGTGTCACCGCTAGATGCAGCGAAGGCAGCGAACAACCTGCAGTCACACCTGACCTCGAACGTTTCCAACATCTCGCAGCGCGCCGCTCTGGCTGCCTTGACTGGCGACCAGCAGCCGGTGAGAGACATGCTTGCAGCCTTTGATCGTCGTCGAAAAGTTGCTGTCGCTGAGCTAAACAAGGTCCCAGGATTTGTGACCCCAACCCCCAAGGGTGCGTTCTACGTGTACTCCGATGTCAGTGCTTTGATCGGCAAGGAGTTTGGTGGGGTCAAGATAAACAGCTCACTAGACCTATGCGACTATGCGCTCGATGCTGCAGGGGTTGCGATGGTTCCCGGTGAGGCTTTTGGCCCCTCCGGCTACATCCGCATGAGCTATGCCCTTGGAGATGACCAGCTACTAGAGGGTATTCAGCGTCTACAGAAGCTGTTTGGCTAA
- the rplA gene encoding 50S ribosomal protein L1 yields MAKRSKAYLEAAAKIEAGKLYNAEEAAALAIETAGKKTNSTVEVALKLGVDPRKADQMIRGTVSLPHGTGKVARVIVFANGAAADAAREAGADEVGSDDLIAKVEAGWTDFDAAVATPDLMGKVGRLGKVLGPRNLMPNPKTGTVTMDTAKAVTDIKGGRIDFRIDKQSNLHFVIGKASFTQAQLAENLNAAMDEIVRLKPSTSKGKYLLKGAVATTFGPGIALDVASFS; encoded by the coding sequence ATGGCAAAGCGCTCAAAGGCCTATCTAGAGGCCGCAGCAAAGATCGAAGCTGGCAAGCTGTACAACGCCGAAGAGGCAGCAGCTCTAGCAATCGAGACCGCTGGTAAGAAGACCAACTCAACCGTCGAGGTTGCACTCAAGCTTGGAGTGGACCCTCGCAAGGCCGACCAGATGATCCGTGGCACTGTCTCGCTGCCACACGGAACTGGAAAGGTCGCCCGCGTAATCGTGTTTGCTAACGGTGCCGCAGCAGACGCAGCGCGTGAGGCCGGAGCGGATGAGGTTGGATCTGACGACCTAATTGCAAAGGTTGAGGCCGGTTGGACCGACTTCGACGCTGCAGTTGCAACCCCTGACCTGATGGGTAAGGTCGGTCGTCTAGGTAAGGTTCTAGGTCCTCGTAACCTAATGCCAAACCCAAAGACTGGAACCGTAACCATGGACACCGCCAAGGCAGTGACCGACATCAAGGGTGGTCGCATCGACTTCCGCATCGACAAGCAGTCGAACCTGCACTTTGTAATCGGTAAGGCAAGCTTTACCCAGGCTCAGCTAGCTGAGAACCTGAACGCAGCTATGGACGAGATCGTTCGTCTAAAGCCTTCTACCTCAAAGGGTAAGTACCTACTCAAGGGTGCCGTTGCGACCACTTTCGGTCCTGGCATTGCACTTGATGTAGCAAGCTTCAGCTAA
- a CDS encoding UDP-N-acetylmuramate dehydrogenase, which produces MSFVEPVALSTLTTMQVGGTPKSLQRCESTQELYGAAKSAWLSDEPHHILAGGSNTVFADDVSELNVILVANRGLEIVHEDDEKVLVRVQAGESWDEFVAWAVEHGYAGIEAMSGIPGTVGATPVQNVGGYGQEVAQVITQIEFLDSETHEVEIKPASFFNFSYRDSALKHGLRGVIGWVEFELKKLGGLSVPMASGQITNHVGAPYGSQLPLRQVRDVVIELRSSKGMVVRPEDPNSVSCGSFFTNPIISYGKSLEFPEDMQRWRMEDESQVKISSGWLIEHAGIPKGYHLPGSKAAISQKHALAITNTGGASAEEILQLARYVQERVAARWGINLIPEPNLIGF; this is translated from the coding sequence TTGAGTTTTGTTGAACCTGTTGCGCTGTCAACCCTCACCACCATGCAGGTGGGTGGGACACCAAAGTCTTTGCAGCGCTGCGAAAGCACACAGGAGCTTTACGGAGCTGCTAAGTCAGCTTGGCTAAGTGACGAACCTCACCACATCTTGGCGGGTGGGTCAAACACGGTGTTTGCAGACGATGTTTCTGAGCTAAACGTGATCTTGGTTGCAAACCGAGGTCTTGAGATTGTTCACGAGGACGATGAAAAAGTTCTGGTGCGAGTTCAGGCTGGCGAGAGTTGGGACGAGTTTGTTGCCTGGGCAGTTGAGCACGGCTATGCAGGCATCGAGGCAATGAGTGGAATCCCCGGAACGGTCGGAGCAACCCCGGTCCAAAACGTTGGTGGTTATGGCCAAGAGGTTGCCCAAGTAATCACTCAGATTGAGTTTCTAGATTCAGAGACTCACGAGGTTGAGATCAAACCAGCCAGTTTTTTCAACTTCTCATACCGAGACTCAGCTTTGAAGCATGGCCTAAGGGGAGTGATTGGCTGGGTCGAGTTTGAACTCAAAAAACTCGGCGGGCTCTCGGTTCCAATGGCATCGGGCCAGATCACGAACCACGTCGGTGCTCCTTACGGATCGCAGCTACCGCTTCGTCAGGTGCGAGATGTAGTCATCGAGCTAAGGAGCTCCAAGGGCATGGTGGTAAGGCCTGAGGATCCAAACAGCGTTAGCTGCGGCAGTTTCTTTACAAACCCAATCATCAGCTATGGCAAGTCCTTGGAGTTTCCAGAGGACATGCAGCGCTGGCGCATGGAAGACGAATCACAGGTCAAGATTTCCTCGGGCTGGCTCATTGAGCACGCCGGCATCCCGAAGGGTTACCACCTTCCAGGTTCAAAGGCCGCAATCTCGCAGAAGCATGCACTCGCAATCACCAACACTGGGGGAGCCAGCGCGGAGGAGATTTTGCAGCTGGCTCGCTATGTCCAAGAACGAGTTGCAGCTAGGTGGGGAATCAACCTGATCCCTGAGCCAAACCTGATTGGCTTTTAG